The following DNA comes from Meles meles chromosome 8, mMelMel3.1 paternal haplotype, whole genome shotgun sequence.
ACCACTTCCTCTTCAGCTTCTTTGCTTCTAGTCTCCGTTCCTTATTTTCCCATCTGAGTTCCTTTCATGGCATTCACCACTGATTGTAATGGTGTGTCTGTTAGTCTGTTAGCTTGATGTTTATCTTCATAGCCAGATGGCTCCCTCCATGAAGCTGCACCTCTTTTGTTCCATCTGGACCCAGGGCTGGCTGAGCACCATGTCCAGCATGTAGTAGGTGcttaaaaatgtttcttgaagAAATGAAAGGTTGACTACACACGCCTCCAACCAGGTCTCCCTACGTCCTGCCTCGTCCCTTCTGACTCATGCCTTATGCTTTGGCCAtggttatctttttaaaacattaattccaCCCAACCCAACCCTTCCATGTTTATTGGctctacccgcccccccccacctcacacTCTGGGTCGAATGTTTACGGGAGCTAGGTGAATTTAAAATCAAACTGATAGGAAAGGTGCTGTGAATcattaataaaaatgcatttaatttcaAATTGTGGATGTGCTTTCCAAGTAACCCTGAAATCCACGAGCACTACAGGAAATGGATGAGTCATGCCTCCCACTACCTGGTGTCCTCTAGGTTGGGGCTACATAGAGTCGGCCCTCACTGCCTGAGCCTGCCTCTCGTGGCCACCAGCATGCTATCTCAGGTGGCCACAGCCCACAGCGCCCGTCTCTGCCATCCCCACGCGGGGCTCTGAGAGCTCCCACCCAGCAGGGCAGTGTGTGCCATGGAGGTGTGTCTCTCCCCCTCCACACCGCCACTGTGTGTATTCTGGAATGTTATGTTGTGTGCCTTCcaggggggtggggtaggggtagAGATATTCGGGGAAGACAAGGCAGGCTCTTTGATACAGCTATTTAGAAAGCCAGGAAAACACAGTTCAATAGAAATTTCCTCTTCAGTCAGCGTTGGTCCATTTCCCCTCTCCTTACTAAGAGGAAGTTCCGTTAGCTCATAGAAACCCAGAATCACACATTCTTTAGCTTGGAAAAGCCCTCGAAGGAGATTACTCAGTTTAAGAACAAATGGCCTTCTGTAAGGGACTTGAATCCAATTCTGGAGACACCCATGAGTGTCTCAGCGCCAGCTGCAGGAAGGACTCCGTTTCCTCCACAAGCGTCggctgggctgggcaggagaCCCAGTGCGAACTCCTGTTCATGCTTCCCAAGGGAAGCCGGCAAAGCCTGCGGCAGAGCCCACATCCTCGGACTCTGTTCTCCCAGCTGCTCTGCGCTTGGTCTCTTCCCACCCAACTGGTTGCTGATTCCTCTTATTCTCTCCGTCTTCGTATTCACCTGTTGCTCTCCATCCAACGTGCCACACGGGCCTTTTCCTGGGGGCAGAGGCCATCCCCCACACCCAAGGCCAGGAGCCCCCATAGCTCTTACCaacaggacaggacaggacagccTCCACGGCAAACATCTTAACATTTCCAAATGGTGTGGTATTAGCCAAGATCTCCGGTGATGCCAGGATTGGCACTTCCCAGAACTGTATTTCGTCAGCGTGGAATGGCAAGAAGTGCTGTTGGAGGTGACACACAGGAACAGGGGTGAGGTGTCCCCATTCACCTCCTTGAGGATCCAGGATGGGACAAAGGGCAAAGTGCATTGGAGACTCTGGCTGGGGCCCTGAGTGTGCTTCATTCAGAGGGCTGAGCTTGGGGAGAGACTCAAACCCACGTGTGGCTTTTCGTGGAAGGAGCAGGCTTGCTCTCAGAAGCAAATGCAGATGGCTTCCGCACTTATGAGAAGCGCCCTGTGACACCCCTCCACGTGGAGGGGAGCAGCTGGTGAGGCTCCAGGCAGTTCTGATCTCTTTTCCAACCGGTCAGATGCCACACTCAAAACACTATGTTCTGCATTTCCTTTTCAGCCTTCAGAAAGAACCTTCCCGTTCCTTCATACTTCAGGTTAGTGTGAGGATGCCTACCTGTGTCATTCTGACTGGAGCTGAGTCTTTGTTCCTGCTAAAGCGACATGACACATCTAACTTGTTATCAACCCCAGTTATCAACAACTTGCGGCTTCCACCAGCTACCATGTCATCAGAAAGTTGACTGGTTTCACAGGATTCCTGAGGTCCTGACAATTTATTGAAGTGAAAAACATACATGGCTGATTTACAGAGGCTGTCGTGCAAGGCACACTCACACCCACCACCTCGGTGAGACCCGCACCCATGTCCATTGCACATGTTGGGTGTGGCTTTctagttttacagatgaagaaaccaaggcccttcagtttacagatgaggagatgcTGGAAACCGTGGAGTCAGAACGAGAACCTCCAGGTTCTTGAGATACCCAGAATCCTTGCACTGGACCATGCTGCTGCTTCAATAAGTatgtgaacaaaataaataaataaacctttcaaGAGAACCCCGAGGAACCCTCCTTCGAGCCCAAGTTTCGAGAGGGAGTTCAGTTATCAGATGGGCACATCAGAGCCTCCGGGTACGATGTGGTGGGGGAGTCGGGGTGCGTCTGGGTGGATTCCCTGAGCTAGAGTGTCCCTTCTCAGAATGCCACAGAAAAGTGCAGGGCTGAGGGGTGAcccaggtgggggggtgggcagacaGACCCCAGGCCTGTCACTCGCTCCCCCCCAGCTTTCTTGCCCGGGCACTGTAAACTGGCTTTGAAGGTAGAACCCAACCTGGACTGTGGGGAGGCACGGCCCATACCTGTCCCCATCACGGGCTCAGGGCCGGGTGGTCCTCTTAGCATGGACTTCTGCTAAATCTGTTAACCCCCAGCATGTGAACAAAGCCGCTGTGAGCACATACTGGTTCTGCAGTTCACTTCCTCCCAGCCTGGGGTCACACCAGGCTGGAGACGTCAGACCTGACGCCAGCTTGGTTACCATCCAGCATGGAGGGCCCACTGGACACTGAGTCATTATTCCACATGCGTTATCAGAGGTTAAGAGGGCCTCTTGAGAAGTGGCTGGTCCAAGCTCACACAGCTGGATGCTGAGAGAGCAGGGGTCAGAGCCCAGTGCTGTGTCCTGTGGGTCTGTAGCTCAATGCTAGCAGTAAACGCAAGCGCAGGTCCCAACCCTGACCCTCTGGGGCAGGCGAGCTGGTGCCCACGCCGAGACCACCAGAAGAGTTGAGTTTTGCCCAATACAAAGAGCCATGATTTCTCTGGTACCGTCAGCAGGAtggtgggggcagcaggggggagggagtgAGTGGCTTGGCCTCGGGGTGCTTCATCCCCCCACCTCTGGTGGGGTGCCAATTGAGGTTGGCAGACTGACTGACCAGGACAGATACATCCTAAGATCTTCCATGACGAGCCCCCTGCCTCAGGGGGTGCTGCCAGCCGGGAAGCTTCTCCATGTGATCATCCCAGGCTGACCAGCTCGGACCAGCCAGAGATCAAACTTGGTCTCTGCTCCTTCTTTGTCCTCCTAGAAATGACCCCTGCAGGGAAGCGCCCACCTGGCCCTTGGCTGGTCTGGAGGCGAGGCTTGAGTCCGAACTGACTTCAGCTTGGGCCTCCCCACAATTCCAGAAAACCCTGTGACTCCCTTCAGCAAATACTCTGTCACAGCGCAGGAAGAGCACCAAGGAGAGGGGAGatttcctccctgcccttcctggcTCTGCCAGAGTCTTTGGAGCCCTCCTGCAACATGGGCCACCGCCACCCATACAGCCTGCAGGAGTTTAGCAagagagtctctctctgtccTGGGCCCCTTAGCCAGCCCTGCTGGGCGTGGTGAGTGCtggtccccccaccccgggcttgCAGAAGAGTGCCCACATTGGCTTCATGCATCTGACCCTGGGGGCCCTCGGCTGAAATCGAAAGCAGTCCCTTAGCCTGAGTCACTCACTGGAGTGGAGGCTGGAGATCAGTGGCAGGGTGACCAGGTTTGAGTCAAAGCTGCCCAGGAGACTGACTGGGGCTGCCACACTATCCGGATGGGCAAGATCATGGGCCAAGGTCCAGTCAGATGCTCCTAGGTCAGCACAGCTGGTCATGCCCAGGAGTGACCACTGCTCAGTTGGCTGGTCCCACTGTCCAGTTGAGGTCCTTGAGGGAGTGGCAGTCATTCCTGGGTCCTGTTTCAAATAGCCCTTAGCCAGCACTGGTGGAGGCCAGCCTGCCTCAGCATCCAGGCATGTCCTGAGCCCAGGGCCAAGGCTGTCTGTTGAGGAGGACTCTTCCTCCAGGCAGCCTGTCTTGGCTGCTTTCTCCTCTGTGCATGTGGTCTGCTTCAGATAGCCCCGGAAAGCCACTGAGGCTGGGTCGTCTTCTCCAGGCCCCTCAGGCCCAAGGGGATTGTTGGAGCCACCCTGTCTATCCCCAGGCTGCCCCTCAGAGTTCTGGACTAGGCCAATGCCACTGTCATCTTGGCCCTTGCTGCTGTCCCCCACCGGCCGCTCCCAGCTGGGGCCAGTGCCAGGACTCAGGCTGGGCTCCTGCAAGCAGATCCCACTGtccgtgctgctgctgctgctgctgctgctgctgctgctgctgctgctgctgctgccactgTTGCTCTCCAGCTCCGGGGGTGCCCCCTTGCCTATGGTCCCTCCAGCTTGGGGGTgggtggaagggaggaggaaCTGGGGTTCTTCATTCTGCAGGGATGGCTTGGCGCTGCCAAACCCACTGTCCGTGCTGCCGTGCAGTTCTGAGTTCTTCAGCTCTGCGGACACTTTGGGGAAGGCCTCCTCGTCCAGGGGATTGATGGCGTCCTGAGGCTCAGGGTAGGAAAGCTGGCTGATGAAGCTGGAGGGCTGAGGCTTCCCAAAGACCTGGACAGGACAGGGCGGAGTGAGAGAAGCGAGGGTTACCTGTGGGAACCCACTCCAGGGGCCAGGAGGTGGGCTCGAGAAGGTTCTGCTCTAACCAAGAGGCCCATGGAGCCACTTGCACTTTTTATTTCACTTCAGAATCTACCTTTCCTCTGAGTGTGATTCTCAGTCTGGCTCAGGCCTGTGTGCTTGCAGCCCAGGTGGAATGGCAGGCAAAATGGGAGCCGGCCCGGGAACGGAGAATGTTCTCAGCCCCAGCAGCAGTCCTTTCCAAACCTGAGAGTAAGCCAGACTCATCTAGATAGATTTAGAAGGgtgtttcaaactttttttttttttttttttactatgatcCCAAATAAGAAATGTGTTACATAATAGCCTGTTTATAGATAACCCACAAACTGAAAGCAGTTTCACAAAATACTTCTCATTACTACCTGGGTACTGTGACCTACACTACTACTCTCTTCTGTTCTACTCCTGTTCTAGTCTATCCTACCCTGTCCTATCCCATCTCCTCCGTTATCCTCActtgtccatttcatttttttaaaacgcTGGATGTGAGACACCAAATTAAGTTCTCCACCCACTGAGTTGTGACGTGCACAAAGATGGGATGGCTGCCACATGGGGCAATGTAATGAGCACAGAATTAGCAGTGGGGGAGGACCTGTTCCTTACAACCTGCCTGGAGTCCCAGGGAAAGTCACTTAATCCCTCTCCcgcttgtgttccatctcagCCACACTGGGGTTCTCTCTGCTCAGGAATGCCTCAGCTTAGTgctctcagggcctttgcacatgctatgcCCTGTGGTAGGAACTCTTCTCTCGGCACTTTCTGGCTGTGTCGTCCTATCAGTCGAGTCTCAGCTCAGATGTTCCTCCCCAAAGAAGTCATCCTGATCATCCTGGCTAAAGCAGTGCTCTGACACGCTGGACATTCACCTAGTTTACTTCTTCCCAGCACTTGGTtcctgaaattcttttaaaatttgttttcggTCTCCCACCACAACCTGCTATCTAGCCACATTTCCCCCTCACACCCAGCAGAATATAAGCTCCTGGAGGAAAGGAGCTGTCTGGTTTTGTCTGCCACTCTGTTCCTGGAGCTTAAACTAAGCCGACTCTCATAAGGTTTGTTGACTGACTTACTAACTCACTGGGACACACCTATCCTCATTCCCTTTGTAAGTCTGGACTCAAATGCAACTTATTGGTTGAGTTCCTATGAATACCACACAGGTTGGTGATTAAGGATATCAGACTGcatggttcaaatcccagctctgtcttgCATTAGCTATGTTGCTTTGGCTGAATTATTTGccctctctgtgctttagttccttgcctataaaacagaaatagtGCATATAGAACAGACTTAGAGCGCTTGCTAAGCCGATGCATGGTCCATGCATCCATGTCTGTGGATCGGAATCTCCCGGGAGCACAGAGAAGGGACAATGAATTACACATTCCATTTAGGCACATTTTAATCCCGTAAGGCTGTAGGGGCTGCCTGTTCCCAGTCTCCTCATCCTACCACTCTACCCAGGGTACTGGAGCTAGGAACATAGTCCTTTGCTGCCTGGATAAAGACCCTAATTAGGCCTGCATTCCCACTTCCCAGAGTTCTTACTTAACATAATTCCAGAGGGTCTTTGTCTCCTTATTTTTCCTAGAAATCCTGGAATCCCTTGGAGTGGGGAGTGCCCTCCCAGCTGTGGCCTTTCCTGGGGCCCCCTGCCTCCCTGATGGAGCCCACCCTTCCCAGCAGAGCCTGTGGTCCTCACAGTGATGCCCGCTGTGGGGATGAGGCAGCAGCCTTTGGAGCGGCTTGAGTCCCAGTCGGGACAGGCAGAGCTTTGGAACTGCTGCTGCATGCTGCGAGCTGCATTCCGGGGGCTGGCTTAGCCCACGTGCAGCAGCTGCAGGCCCTGTGTGGC
Coding sequences within:
- the IL10RA gene encoding interleukin-10 receptor subunit alpha isoform X2 gives rise to the protein MLPHLVVLLAVLLSLCLGSCAHELPRPPSVWFEAEFFSHILHWTPIPKPSNSTYYEVELLRYGQEPWKSIPNCSQTQVSFCDLTMVTLDLYHNGGYRAKVRTVDGNQYSNWTCTNTRFSVDEVTLTVGSVKLEVHNGVILGKIQPPRPRTAPPGDTYESIFPHFREYEIQIRKVPGNYTFTEVKVKHENFSLSPPGELGEFCVKVKPSVSSRLNKGLWSKEECIVLTRQYFTATNLSIFFTFVPLLCGTLAYCLALHLYVRRRRKLPTVLVFGKPQPSSFISQLSYPEPQDAINPLDEEAFPKVSAELKNSELHGSTDSGFGSAKPSLQNEEPQFLLPSTHPQAGGTIGKGAPPELESNSGSSSSSSSSSSSSSSSSTDSGICLQEPSLSPGTGPSWERPVGDSSKGQDDSGIGLVQNSEGQPGDRQGGSNNPLGPEGPGEDDPASVAFRGYLKQTTCTEEKAAKTGCLEEESSSTDSLGPGLRTCLDAEAGWPPPVLAKGYLKQDPGMTATPSRTSTGQWDQPTEQWSLLGMTSCADLGASDWTLAHDLAHPDSVAAPVSLLGSFDSNLVTLPLISSLHSSE
- the IL10RA gene encoding interleukin-10 receptor subunit alpha isoform X1 yields the protein MLPHLVVLLAVLLSLCLGSCAHGTELPRPPSVWFEAEFFSHILHWTPIPKPSNSTYYEVELLRYGQEPWKSIPNCSQTQVSFCDLTMVTLDLYHNGGYRAKVRTVDGNQYSNWTCTNTRFSVDEVTLTVGSVKLEVHNGVILGKIQPPRPRTAPPGDTYESIFPHFREYEIQIRKVPGNYTFTEVKVKHENFSLSPPGELGEFCVKVKPSVSSRLNKGLWSKEECIVLTRQYFTATNLSIFFTFVPLLCGTLAYCLALHLYVRRRRKLPTVLVFGKPQPSSFISQLSYPEPQDAINPLDEEAFPKVSAELKNSELHGSTDSGFGSAKPSLQNEEPQFLLPSTHPQAGGTIGKGAPPELESNSGSSSSSSSSSSSSSSSSTDSGICLQEPSLSPGTGPSWERPVGDSSKGQDDSGIGLVQNSEGQPGDRQGGSNNPLGPEGPGEDDPASVAFRGYLKQTTCTEEKAAKTGCLEEESSSTDSLGPGLRTCLDAEAGWPPPVLAKGYLKQDPGMTATPSRTSTGQWDQPTEQWSLLGMTSCADLGASDWTLAHDLAHPDSVAAPVSLLGSFDSNLVTLPLISSLHSSE
- the IL10RA gene encoding interleukin-10 receptor subunit alpha isoform X3, coding for MLPHLVVLLAVLLSLCLGSCAHGTELPRPPSVWFEAEFFSHILHWTPIPKPSNSTYYEVELLRYGQEPWKSIPNCSQTQVSFCDLTMVTLDLYHNGGYRAKVRTVDGNQYSNWTCTNTRFSVDEVTLTVGSVKLEVHNGVILGKIQPPRPRTAPPGDTYESIFPHFREYEIQIRKVPGNYTFTEVKVKHENFSLSPPGELGEFCVKVKPSVSSRLNKGLWSKEECIVLTRQYFTATNLSIFFTFVPLLCGTLAYCLALHLYVRRRRKLPTVLVFGKPQPSSFISQLSYPEPQDAINPLDEEAFPKVSAELKNSELHGSTDSGFGSAKPSLQNEEPQFLLPSTHPQAGGTIGKGAPPELESNSGSSSSSTDSGICLQEPSLSPGTGPSWERPVGDSSKGQDDSGIGLVQNSEGQPGDRQGGSNNPLGPEGPGEDDPASVAFRGYLKQTTCTEEKAAKTGCLEEESSSTDSLGPGLRTCLDAEAGWPPPVLAKGYLKQDPGMTATPSRTSTGQWDQPTEQWSLLGMTSCADLGASDWTLAHDLAHPDSVAAPVSLLGSFDSNLVTLPLISSLHSSE